The Girardinichthys multiradiatus isolate DD_20200921_A chromosome 7, DD_fGirMul_XY1, whole genome shotgun sequence region AGATGGGTGTTGTGTTGGAAGCTCAATGTTGTTATTATCGTATTATCCTGTCTGAGGTTCAGCCAGCCTGTGGTGACTGTTTAAGTAAAGTTATAGCCTCAAACATGAGCATCACACATAGGTTAAACACAGTTCCTTAAAGAGATTTTGGAGAGtctaaacatttacaaaataacaaGAGAAACCACAGACATTGGTAGACAGTATATTTAAGTCCATTCTATAAAATGTAGAGTATAGGAGTAGATCTGTGTGTGTTGAAGTAAACACAATGCTACTTTATGTGGCTCATCTGCCATAAGATCAGAGAACATAAACTCTTGGTGATTTAACaatctttgtttttcaattatAGAAACTGTATAGCTGAAAAATTTATTGTCCTTGACAAGCTTGTTATTAAGTAACTAAAAGTAAttacagtgctgtaaaacaaagtatttgctgccttcttcagtttttctggtttttttttttagtcacaCTTATATCAAACAGTTTTTAGTGTCAGACAAAGATatccagagtaaatacaaaatgcagttttgaaatagtgattttatttatttgggtaAAAAAGATCTCCAAACTAGCCTGGCCCTACATGGAAAAGTAATTGTCCCCTTAGGTTATTGTAGTTTACCACgttttttggaaagctgagttcaGTTTCACTATCCACACCCAGGCCTCATTACTTCCTGACCTTTAGAATCCAgaaataatttatataaaacCTGACGGATAACGTGAAGTCTAAAGGCTAAAAGACGTCTAAAAGCGAGACATCAAGAAATTCATCAATAGATGAGAAACAAGGTAATCGACATCAAAGCCATGTTTAGGGCTGTGGGACTCCAGTGaaacacagtgagagccatgattcccaaatggagaaaacatgcaatAGTGGTGACCTTTCTTACACACAAAAGAAGCTAGTTCAACACTCAACAATTTCACATATGCCAGAAAACAcattgatgatccccaagacgtttttgaattgaatgttaTTGTCTGAACTTATGAGACACAGATGGTCCGGTTTCAAAGTTGTGTATCACACTGGCATAAAACACAGTATTTCAGAACTTTACACTGACTGTCAAACATGTTGGTGGTAGCGTGTTTGTCTGGGGCTGCCTTTCTTCTTCACTACCTGAATATGTTGCAGTAATTGATGGAAGAAAGATTTTTGCTCTTTAGCAGAAAATCCAGAAGGCAAACAACCAGCCACCAGTCTGTGACCTTAAGCTTTAACGCCCCTGGGTAGTGGAGCAAGACCATGATCTGAatcacaccagcaagtccacctctgaatggctcaagaggaagaaaaaaacacacccacacacatgcacaaaaataaaggtttagagcggtctagtcaaagtcctgtcTTACATCCAACCGAGTTGCTCTGGTTCAACGTTAAACAAATTGCTTATGCTCGAAAACTCCATTCACCTTGAATTAAAATTATTCTGCAACACAAACATGGGCCAAAATTCATCCGCAGTGAATTAAAAGACAGACTGTCAGCCATCACAAATGGTTGATATAgctaatattaaaatgtgtttgatgagcTGGAAACATTTAGGTGCGAGAAAAAAGCATGAATgaggaaatctgtaagggggcaaacacttttttatCAGCACTGTATGCTGCAAATGAAGCTTTTTTCAATTGTTAACGAAGCACTTGAAAgaagataaaataattaaactccCTCGAAGCATCGGCAAACACAAGTGGATTCCTTGTGTCTGTTACAGTGTGTACACACGGGTGTCCCAACTTACATGTGGGAAGTTTGGACATCTGTGTGTCGAGTAGATGCTGCTGCTTGTTGCTGAACATGGGGAGACTAGCTTACATGCTATGTGCAGGACTGCACAGTATTTTGTCCCATCACAGAATCTCAGATAATTCCCTGCATTTTAATTGGTTGGGGCACAGCACAAGGAGAAATGCATCTTCATTCATACAAGAACTGCCACTGCCAACAGGAAAACACTTAGGTCTTCTCCTACATCATTTTAATAGGTTGGAGCATCCAGAGAGAGGTCTTTGACCATTGATCCACCATTGTTCTTAAGGTTGGTTTataaaggaaattaaaattCAGCAAGTGAAGGTGCCAGCTCAATGTTCAATGGCAaataattttacaatttttaaacAGTAACAACAAAAGCGCTATCACCTCTGAGTTATGTCGATGGAAAATGTAAAACCATCTGGTCTACTGACCTGAATGAGAATGATAATATATGGGTGCAGCTCAGATGGATAAAATGGAGCGAGACCATTAAGTAacttaaaaactaataaaataactttaaaataaatttaaagatGTGAACTGGCTCCTAGTGCAGATGTGCTATTTTAGGGAAATGCATAACGTTTTAGTTGTATCTGTTTAAAATGCAGCATTTTGCAGCATTGTGTAAGCGAGCAAATTGAAGTCTATTTCCAAActgaaaaaatgaataaaaacctgCATTACTGCCTCAAAATTTAGAACATTTAGAAAGAAAAGGCTTTATTATTTGACAAATCCCACAactgataaaacaacatttaactgCTGAGTGTTCCTGATGGTCATGTTGTGGGTTGGGTACATTTTACacctatttgtgttttttttggccATGGATTCAGGGGAAAAGTTGATAAATGGGTTCATGCTGGTACCATTTGATCTAAGCAACCCAGTCTATTTAGATGCAGAGCGCCTGTGAAAATTAGCTTTAAAATCTTGCCAGAGATTACATTTAattctagactttgactgggccattcgaacacataaatatgctttgatctaaaccattccattgtatctcagacattattttcagggttGTTCTCCTGCTAGATGGTTAACCTCTGGCCAAGTCTCAAGCCTGTAACAGGTTTTAATCCAGCACTACCCTCAATTTACCTCCACCCCTCTTCCCCTCAGCTCTAAcaagcatcctcacagcataacgccaccaccaccatggctcactgtggtgtgtttaTGGGGGGAGTCTAGTGTTAATTTGCTGgaccacattttattttgatcttTTCTAACCAGAGAAACCTCTTCCACACGTGTCTCCTGCATTGGTTGTGGCCAAATCTATCCAGGAATACTTGTGGATTGCTTCATAGGTTTCAAAGGTATGAATATTTCTACAGGGCACTATGATCCTTCCAAGATTGCAGGGGGTTGAGatgcagggttcaccctggacagggtaacagtccatcacagggcaacactgaGAAAACAGGACAAATTACTGTGCATGCAAaaattcacacctaagggcaatttgaatttgaatccCAGACTTTTTTGCTGTCAGGCAACAGTCCTCACAACTCCACCACTATACAGTGGAGAATAATTTGGTTTAGAAACCAAAATGAAGTTGCATTTGTAaaagggttgtttttttttttattataggctgcaatacaaagcaaaaaggtcctgggttggaATCCCGGCTTggagttagcatgttctccccatgcatgcgtgggtctctgtgttgccctgtgatggactggcgtcctgtccagggtgtaccccacctttcGCCTAATGACcgctggaggtaggcaccagctctcctgcGATCCTGCATTGAAAAGTGGGtgcagaaaatggatggatagatggatgcaaTACAAACCGTGAACCCATCCCAGCAGTAGAGGTGTTCTTTTCATGGCATAGTACCTTATCTTGTTCTCATTTAGCTCTGTTGTTGTACAGCATAGTTTAGGATCTGTTTTATATTATTAGTTCAGTGGACTTCACACCTGAAatgaaattttgttttaatggaaACATGAAAAGCTTTTGTCTTGTGATTCTTGCCTTAACAATATTTACTACAACAAAAATACCTCAGATTAATCCTCCTCAGAGTTACAGTCAAACCATAAATTTAAATAGCTTTCCTCTCAGTCCTGCAATCAATTCTCTGCCAAGGTTTTCATGGTCTTGCAAATCTCTACCTGACCTCCTTTATTCCTTTTAtctgctgtattttcttttttaaaagatgaaGGACAAAGAACGccaactcaaactgaaaatccctatttgtaaatttattttaaataataagaaaattgCTGTGACACATCTGAATTTACAGAAATGATTGGAGATGTAAAGGATTTTATAAAGCATTAAAATTTGACTAACCTCACCTTAGCACCTTAGCTGAAGATAAATGTAATCAAGCCATAGCATTAAGCGGagaaatgattttctttttaacatttagCATTTTACGTCCTCTCTTACGTCTATTCATTCTCTGCCagtttttattctgtattttatgAAGGTGTTACTTGATAAgtcaaaatgaatttatttgtaaaacatgtatttcactttttatttacattcagATGTCAAAATGTAGAAATAATTTGATTacatatttgtctttattttttcccattCATGTAACTGGAACTACTGTCTGACTGTCTTCGTTCGATATTGTGCAATATTCTTCCATTTTTCCCCCAGGTTTTACTCGCGGGCCATCTCGCTCATCAGTCATTCAGCAGCTTATCAAATAAAGCATGACAGCTCCAAGTAGAACACAAGATTATGTGGGTGTTAATCTAAGAGGCATTACTCTGGTTCCTCCACCTCCTGCCATTTAAGAGCTCAGATTTTCTTACGTAACAGCAGAAGCAGCATCACGTCTGAGAGTAAAACTGTTGTGTCAAGGGGCTTTTTCtgcacaaataaattaattagtCAGTGGATGGGGAAAAAATAGAGCCATAAAACCAATCTGATTTCTTTCCTATAGGACTCAAGTGTGTGTGCCTGCTGTGTGCCAACCGCACCTGTGAGACGGCTACAGAAGGAGCCTGCTGGAACTCGGTGATGCTGATTGACGGGAAGGAGGAGACGGTCAAGTCCTGCCTGTCGCCCTCGGAGATGAAGGGTCAGGTGTTCTGCTACAGCTCCAGAAATGTCTCCAAGAGGAGCTGTTGCTTTACTGACTTCTGCAACAATGAGACCCTGCACCTGCACCGAGGTATAACCAGCTGTATGCTTTTTTTACTCTGTCAGTTTTGCCTCTGTTGtattttaggtcattttcaTTTAATCTGTGTCTGACTAAAGTTTTTTTGCCGGACAAAGGCATAAAACCCATCATCTCCTCAGTCTGTTAGTCTCAGTAATTTTATTCAGTCAACAGAACCATCGATCCAATCTGTGAGGGATTTCCCACTCATTCTGGTCCCCGCCAGACGAGGTGGATGCTGATCCGCCTAGATCCTGTGACATAACAAAGCTCGCAGAGGTTAGGCGACGGCCCTCCCccgatttataaataaatactttatcaGGCATGTTGTGTAGAAATCCTCACTGCCGGGTAGAAAATGGCCCAAAGCACAAGGGGCGTTTTTCACACTTCTGGAGTTCAATGAAAAACTCAGGGAGGCAGGTTTATTTTATGCTGTGTCAATCTGTGTCCTGTTTGATTTAAACCTAACCAATCTGAAACCAAGTCAGCTCAATTTCACTGCTGCTGCATGTAAAAATCAACCAGTCATAGATAACCTAAAACAGATTTGTTCAGCTGCCATCTGAACTTCACAGCAGTCTGTCAGTAcacgtttttacaaataaacagtgcattgcaaaagtattcataccccttttaaAAATTTGCACATTTATTGCCACAAAGATTTATATTTAGCCACCTTTACTCTGCCACCCCTAAATAAACTGCCTTCACAAGTGATGTATGTGTTCTATAGAGTCAGCCTTGGTGttatttaatctcagcataaatgcagctgttctgtgaaagcctcagaggtttgtaagGGAACGTCAATGAATAGACGGCATCAAGAAGACTGTTCATCATACCCTCAAGAAATCTGatttttatggaaaagtggcaagaagaaagccattgttgttgtgtggcagaaaacaaattctgtgcatcaccctgaacacaccatccctatgacacatggcagcatcatgctgtgtgtacGCTTTTCTTTCACGgtggcagggaagctggtcgtAGTTGTGGGGaacatgaatggagctaaatacaaggcaatcctggaggagaaaacctgttagaggctgcaagacTTGAGAATGTGGTTCACGTTCCAACAAAATTATGACGCTGAACAGCCGAAGCGCTACAATagaaaggtttagatcaaagcatatttatgtgttcatGGCTCaatcagacctaaatccaattgagaatttcTGCTATTTTGCTATAAGAATGGGCAcaaatgtcagtctctagatgtgcaaatctggtagagacatacataTAAAGACCTGGAGCTGCTGTTGTAGTGAAAGGTGAATCTACAAAGTATTGGCTCAAGGTGGCCGAAAACGAACTgattgttatttgtaaaaaatgtcgaaatattttccttccacttcacagtcgTGCACTACTTTTTATTAGCCTTTCGAATGAAAACCTAATAAATTACATTGAGGTATTGTGGATGAAACATCAAAaaatttggaaatgtttaaGGAGCACAAtttcttttgcaaggcactgtaggttTTCTAAAAATggatatatgtattttaaagatGTGCCTCTATTATTGGGAATCAAATTATTTGTGCTAAAAtgctgttttctgtctgtcaattattcCTTTTGGTATTTGTAACATATGCATCTAGATAAATGGGAACAGATAATATCAAAGTGCCTAAAGATACAACTTAACACTTATTTGTAAAGTTGTCATTGATGAAGAGACACAACATGGGCTCATTCCTTGAGTTTATTAGTGTGTTCATAGCTGAATGATTTAAAGATTAGTGTTAAGAAGCTTAATAAACAAAGGAATGAAAAATGAGCTAAAGTCCAAAGCAAAACGTAGAGACTTTCAGAAATCCTAAATAACTGTTGATTAAGATTCTGTTagacttaaaaatataaataaaagactTTTAAAGATTACAAGAATGTCTAAAACCTTGAAGGCAAAACATCTGCACACAGCATGGCACATCCTCTAAACACATGTGAACTATTTATTGCATTAAAAAGTCTAAATGTTTCTACATTTGCAGTTAAATTTATGGTTAAAgttttttagagaacaaacagacataactgaCCATGACTGCAGAacataaagtttaaaatatacAAGTTTAGATTTGAGACATTGAGACATTATTCTGAGTGAAACTGTCAAATCCCAGGTCTGGTTAACTCTTCTTTAACTTTGTCCTTTTAGGTTTGatttattaactttttatttaaaagaatacGTATCTGTGGCCACCTTACaaataagaaatatttgttttgacaGTAAATCACTCAAGATAAAGTATGTGAGTGGTAGGTTTCCTAACATCTCAGTTAAATGCACCACATTTATTGCGCAAGGTGCAGCTGAATGTCAATGGATGCATAAGGTCATGGGGTCAGAACCCTTAGGCGATGGTGGTGTTGAGTGTGAATGAGGACAACAAAATCAATGTCTTTCATTGTCCTGTTAAATAGCAGCATGTGCTCACATATTGTGTAATCTctgtgcaaatggaaaacacAAGACGACCTTTTAAATTTGGATAGTTAAACtttctttgaacattttcacttttatttatttgcaagcATCTGTCAGACACAGACTTGGACTTAAGGTCTTAAGCCACTGGGACAGAGGAGAGTCAAGTCTTGTTTTGCATCATATCTGCTGAGCTTCACTTGGAGCCCCAGTTGGCAGGACTTAAATTGGGTAAAAGGCTAAAGATGTCTTAGGAAACTGTGGTTGAGTTCACAATTTGTTGATTTGCACATAGTGAATGTTTGGTGATCTGCTGGTGAGGACATTTGAGGCTCATGACAGGAAACATGAAAGCGCTTTCCTAGGGCTTAAGTTGTATTTCAGTTATATTTAAATGCCAGTATGAATTGATTTCTTAGTTCATTCGGTTGACCAAAGCAAATTCCCAGACAAAAGACTGTAAAACTATAGTACTGTTACAGCGGTTTGCAGTTACATTTTCACATGCTGTTATGTGACAACCAGAAACTTTAATGAATGTTGGGGAACTTTATATGTTAGATCAATACAAAAGAGTGTGTAATTGTGCACAGGGCTTGACATTAACTTTTTTGTTCACCAGCCACTGTGGCTAGTGGTTTTCCAAAGTTACTAGCCACTCCGCATTTTCACCAGCCACAATTTTGTTGTTGAGAATTTGTTTAATAGGATTAAAGCTGACTATAGCATGCTAAAGTTTACTTTAACtagatttacaacatttttaaatgtaaatgaccCTTTTACACAATCATATCAAGACTACATAAAATGTTTACCACTTCGGGTCATTATCAAGTATTCAGCTCAGGCAAGGTTCTGTGTAAAGCTCCTTTTATACGAAAATGTGCAGTGATCAATGGTGCCAGGTCTTGTGAATGAAACAAGCAACCAGCTCTATCAAAACATGCCCACATGTATAAAACAGAGGCCGCTTGTAAACAgcataaatgtatacatttataatGGCATTATataaaagcaaaagcaaaattATTACTAACACTTCTAccataaacattttgaataacaagtgatcaaaagaaaagtgcattttgcatacctaacagcaaaatgacaataaacatgATAGTCTGTAGtagtgttagaatggtccagtcaaagtccacaccctAATCCAGTTGAGAAAATGTGGCGAGACTTAAGATTTGTTGTTCACTGATACTTTCCATCaagtctgactgagtttgagttcTTTTGCAAAGAAATATGGGCAGAAATATCAGTGTCTATATGTGTAAAaattggtagagacataccatTGACAGAAAGGTGCTGAATCCAAATGTAGGTCACTCTTCTCAGACTTTTCTTTATAAAGGATCCCCTTAAATTCAAAATTATGCTCTTCTTGTGTTTTTCTATTAaataaattcccaataaaacacatgaagTTTGTAGTTCTAAAGTGCCAAACTGTGAAAACGCTCAAGGAATGAGAAAACATTTGCACAACGCAGCACTGTGCTCACTATGCCTCATTTTCATGTAAGTAAATCTCATATTATCCCAGCACCCACCTGTTCTGGTATTTTTGATGGTGTCCATGTTTCCTCTGTCCACCCACAGACACAATGAAGGTCACAAATATAGGTGTCAAATTACATTGAGATGCCAAACCCACATTTTTACTAACAAGGCCTCTCAGTGCACCTGCTTTTAATCAGTGAACATCACAAACTTTGAATAAAGAgtcattttgattaaaataaattaaatatattttccttttacaaAGCAAAGTTTATAAGTGCTGAAAGCCTATTTAGTCCTCTTGATTAATAACATATATGGGCATtgattaaatgttctgcttctcaGGGAAAACAGGTATTTGGCATCTAGAGCGATGCATTTGCAAAATGAGCTTCCACTTCTAAAAATTAAAGTATTTATTAGTATTCTAGCAGCGGTGTCTTAAATTTGCAAAGCATGTGGTTCGCTCTTTCAACTCTCAGTTCTTCAATCAGTGAGTGAATTTTGGCAACAGCTATTGCTAATATTTTGCTATGTCAAGTCCCAAACACCTGCCATTTAGAGTTAACACCACCAGGGGGAGCAAAGAGACAAGGATCTCAAAAGCAAATCCTCTTGAAAgctattttttttgttcttcttgaAAAATCAAATAAGCCCTTAAAGATACAGTAAAATGCTAATAATGCTGGGGATGTTGTTCCTTATGTGTGCACCATCAGAGAGGCCTTCAAAGGAGCCAGGCTGGAGCAGGCTGCAGCTCACTGTGGTGATCCTGGTGCCCTTCTGCTTGCTGTGTGTGGGAATCCTGCTAGGCGTGTGCATCGTGCAGGGACACCATTGTGCCTGGAAGCAAGACCCCGAGGAGCCCCCGGATGATCAGATGCTCATGTCTCCTGATAAATGTCTCAAAGATCTAATATATGACATGAGCACCTCTGGTTCAGGGTCAGGTGAGAGGAATCCTAACTGTTCTTAAATGCCTATCAACTGGGCATTTGCAGTGTCTTGCCAAAGGAattcatacaccttgaactttttaaaattattttcatgtaacagtcatgggctgcacagtggcatggttggtagcactgttgccttgcagtaagaaggtcctgagttcaaatcctggccttgggtctgcatggagtttgcatattctccctGTGGATGCATtggttctccagcttcctcctgcagtCCAAAGACAGGACTTTTAGGTTAAttgttctctctaaattgcccttgtgGTGCTTGTGTTCATGGTTATTTGCTCTGTGGTGGACTAGCGACCTGTCCACGGTGTACCCCCACATAAATataagtgtggcatgcatttatatttaaccTCCGTGAATCAATGctttatagaaccacctttcactgcaattacagcctCAAGAGCGTTGATGTTTGTGTCAACCATCTAGAGACTGAACATTTAATTCATTATTCTTTGGAAactagctcaaactcagtctgATTTGATAAAGAGGCTCTATTAAGATACATTTTTCTacagatttttaattggatttagtttTGGACATTGACTGTGCTATTCAAAGACATGGACAGTTGcaggtctgtctgtctgtttagtGTCACTGTCcagctggaaggtaaacctccaccccagttttAAGTCTTCTACAGTTCTTTCAGAGTTTCCCTGTATTTAACTTCATCTGTCTCTCATTAACTTTGTCCAGCTTCCCTGCCACTACTAAAGAAAATAGACCCCTCAGCAAGagggtgccaccaccatgtttcacagttgggatggtgtgttcagggtgatgtgccaTGGTAGTTTTCTCACACACATAGAGCCAAAAgaattacattttggtctcattcgACCAGAGCTCCTGTCTTGTGTTTACTGTGTCTCCatcatggcttgtggcaaaactactaatgggacttcttatggttatGTTTTAACAACTTTCTTTGACTTTTGAGGTTCACAGCCTTAGCTTcagacctctgcagctcctccagagttgtcaTGgctttcttggctgcttctctgattaatgctctcattACCAGGCCACCGGTTGAGGTGGATGGTCATGCCTAAGAAGGTTGGtggttgtgccatactctttccaatGTCAGATGATGGaccgaacagtgctctgtgagatgttcaaagctcggGATATTATTTTAGAACTTAACCCTTCTTTAAACTTCTTCTTGCCGACCTGtcagctgtgttccttggtctacatgattctgtttgttcactaatgttctcttacaAAACTATGaagccttcacaaaacagctatatttatactgagaataaattatgCACAGGCTGACTATTTGCTATTAAGGTAATGTCTGAGCACAATTGCTTGCACCAGGTTTTGTTTCGGAATAACAGGATAAAATGGTCTAATTCCTAATTCACTTCAGATTTCTTCCtgagaaaaagtttaaaagccATGCATCATGTtctaaatacattaaatatgttacactaaaaataaattaaagcatgtagttgtaacatgacaaagtttaaaaaagttcaaggggcatgaatacttcGGAAGGCACCTGTTGTTTTCTATGGTAAGGAAAACCTTGCTGTTTGAATCATGTGATCTTCATCTTTCAGGGCTACCGCTGCTGGTCCAGAGAACCATAGCTAGGACCATCGTCCTGCAGGAGACCATTGGAAAAGGTCGCTTTGGTGAGGTCTGGCGTGGCAAGTGGCGGGGGGAGGATGTAGCTGTGAAAATCTTCTCCTCCCGGGATGAGAGGTCCTGGTTCCGGGAAGCAGAGATTTATCAGACTATCATGCTCAGGCATGAAAATATTCTGGGCTTCATTGCTGCTGATAATAAAGGTCTCAGATTAACAAGTTTACAACAAGAACAAATCACATCTGTGGCCTGAATGTGCTGACATTTCATAGCATACCTTGCTGTTATCTGCAGATAATGGCTCATGGACCCAGCTCTGGTTGGTGTCAGAGTACCATGAGCACGGCTCCCTGTATGATTACCTGAACAGGTATACAGTCTCCATGGAGGGCATGGTCGTTCTGGCTTTGTCTGTAGCCAGTGGGCTGGCTCACCTTCACATGGAAATCATTGGCACACAAGGTAatgttttctttgctgtctgtaTGTAAAACCTGGACCTCAAATTTATGTCCTCAtagagaaattaaatgaaaaaactcCAAGGAAACCCGAACTATCTGCTAAGTTCTAGTTTCATGAACTGCTTTGTCCTCTGAACTGAAtgtcaaaatacattttcacaagcAAATCACAGCTCTTTTGCTTTAACACTCACTCATATCTTGAGGTTTTCTGACTTGTGTAAAAGACTTTGAAGATGTACCCTCCATGTTTTAAAACTTACAGCGCCTTCCACATTTTTTGgcagaaacatattttttggGGGAGATTGGATGTTGAGAAATAAGTTTTATTTGTTGATTTGTTATATAATTCCTGGTGGTCACAATTACTGTCATCCTTTTTCCCAGAGGTGCTAGTAAGCATCAATAAGTAATTATCTTACAATGTAATAAAGGGTGTGATATTATGACATGAGTTATTTTGCTTTCTAATCTAGTTTGTAGCAAGAAAATTGGCTCATAAAAAGCATTTGAGGTTCTCATAATCTCATATCTTTACTTTCTTGCTTCTAGGGAAGCCCGCAATCGCTCACAGAGACCTGAAGTCTAAAAATGTCCTTGTGAGGAGGAATGGGACAGCAGTCATTGCAGATTTGGGTTTAGCTGTTAAACACGATTCCAGCACAAACACCATAGACATACCGTCTAATCACAGAGTGGGAACTAAGAGGTGAGACCAACACAGTTAACCGCCACCGCACAGAGAGCCGAAATCAAATGCTAGTGATCACAAAATATTTGGATGTTTACCTGGAAATATACAATAAGCAACAATGAAAGGAAAAACTTTGTTGTACTATTAAAGCTCTATTAACTATGAATGCTGAGTACAAGCCCAGACATCCCAGGTATTTAGCGTTACAGAACAGACAGGCAAAAATGATAAGAATGACAGAACCACAGTTT contains the following coding sequences:
- the LOC124870923 gene encoding activin receptor type-1C, with product MTAARKQSFQVAVILLCVAQLTAGLKCVCLLCANRTCETATEGACWNSVMLIDGKEETVKSCLSPSEMKGQVFCYSSRNVSKRSCCFTDFCNNETLHLHRERPSKEPGWSRLQLTVVILVPFCLLCVGILLGVCIVQGHHCAWKQDPEEPPDDQMLMSPDKCLKDLIYDMSTSGSGSGLPLLVQRTIARTIVLQETIGKGRFGEVWRGKWRGEDVAVKIFSSRDERSWFREAEIYQTIMLRHENILGFIAADNKDNGSWTQLWLVSEYHEHGSLYDYLNRYTVSMEGMVVLALSVASGLAHLHMEIIGTQGKPAIAHRDLKSKNVLVRRNGTAVIADLGLAVKHDSSTNTIDIPSNHRVGTKRYMAPEILDESININNFESFKRADIYSLGLVFWELARRCSVRGLHEDFQLPYYDMVPSDPSIEDMKKVVCDQKLRPNIPNQWQSCEALRVIGRLMRECWYANSAARLTALRVKKTVSQLSAIKDVKD